In Necator americanus strain Aroian chromosome IV, whole genome shotgun sequence, the following proteins share a genomic window:
- a CDS encoding hypothetical protein (NECATOR_CHRIV.G13784.T3), protein MGYGVGKQGALAPVQFGCLQCDILLSGPAASKSAPSFRTVLVINQLFALWIHSSGVHEWQSRSQDT, encoded by the exons ATGGGATACGGTGTTGGAAAACAAGGTGCCCTGGCTCCTGTCCAATTCGGTTGCTTGCAGTGCGACATTCTCCTATCCGGACCAGCAGCAAGCAAATCTGCTCCGTCCTTTAGGACAGTTCTGGTGATTAATCAACTTTTTGCTTTGTGG ATTCATTCTTCTGGAGTTCATGAGTGGCAATCAAGAAGTCAGGATACATGA
- a CDS encoding hypothetical protein (NECATOR_CHRIV.G13783.T1), producing MWALLLVALASSALAFKCESPKHSATSFSTTDGFFHFHTTFIAEFTLQCSNSVKDAPFFAVVNGNIYSVAVSVETAKYQVSWAQEHDQSDAQTFAIKIFDEDGIASYRKDPNTAPLFTIDHYHPGLTRKPFVSSETVALFLCVAALYYAIKQKSEITH from the exons ATGTGGGCTCTCCTTCTGGTTGCGCTGGcttcttctgcacttg cTTTCAAATGTGAGTCACCGAAACATTCGGCAACATCTTTTTCTACCACTGACGGgtttttccatttccacaCAACTTTCATCGCAGAATTCACACTTCAGTGCAGTAACAGTGTAAAG GATGCTCCATTCTTCGCTGTGGTGAACGGCAACATCTACAGTGTTGCAGTTTCGGTGGAGACCGCAAAATATCAG GTTTCGTGGGCTCAGGAGCACGACCAGTCTGACGCTCAAACATTTGCCATTAAGATCTTTGACGAAGATGGTATTGCTTCTTATAGAAAG GATCCTAATACTGCCCCGTTGTTCACTATCGACCATTACCATCCG GGCCTTACACGAAAGCCTTTTGTTTCCTCAGAAACGGTAGCCTTGTTTTTATGTGTTGCAGCTCTATACTATGCTATCAAGCAGAAGTCGGAGATCACTCATTAA